Proteins encoded within one genomic window of Fusarium musae strain F31 chromosome 4, whole genome shotgun sequence:
- the LXR4 gene encoding L-xylo-3-hexulose reductase (EggNog:ENOG41) codes for MNDERHGKIQEAEFHRVYNVNVLAPLLLTQAVAPHLPTNRAGRIVNVSSVSSSIGYQGQSVYAGSKAALEAMTRTWSRELATRATVNAVNPGPAWGDMYAAAGQTFWNINQPYVDAAPLAQYNGEPEVLAMAGTDAERFDRTVRENMGNRRPGFTTEIAGTIDMLCSEESGWTTGSVICANGGMKMSIA; via the coding sequence ATGAATGATGAAAGACATGGAAAGATCCAAGAGGCCGAGTTTCACCGCGTCTATAATGTCAATGTCTTGGCCCCTCTCCTCTTGACCCAGGCTGTCGCCCCGCATCTTCCCACAAACCGCGCGGGCCGCATTGTCAATGTTTCCAGTGTATCTTCGTCTATCGGGTATCAGGGCCAGTCTGTTTACGCTGGGAGTAAAGCGGCCTTGGAAGCAATGACACGGACCTGGAGTCGTGAGCTGGCTACTCGTGCTACGGTCAATGCTGTCAACCCCGGGCCTGCTTGGGGGGATATGTACGCAGCCGCTGGACAGACTTTCTGGAACATAAACCAGCCTTATGTTGACGCAGCCCCATTGGCGCAGTACAACGGGGAACCGGAGGTTTTGGCTATGGCTGGGACTGATGCTGAACGCTTTGATCGAACTGTACGTGAGAACATGGGTAATCGAAGGCCCGGGTTTACGACCGAAATCGCCGGTACAATTGATATGCTCTGTTCAGAAGAGAGTGGGTGGACAACGGGAAGTGTAATTTGCGCGAACGGAGGCATGAAAATGTCAATCGCGTAG
- a CDS encoding hypothetical protein (EggNog:ENOG41): MASRTGWMAIANLLIVVLLSLKNTPVVMFMASSYERLNILHRITGYTTLIFAIVHSCSYAAVFGAQNFLQRLLAREEIFGMVAMGSFLVLGFAGAVLRTWWYELFYYLHVAFWILAVIMTGLHQPETSKKVLYVIFASAGIWVLERVIRLARIIVNSANNTVTLTPLPNGGTRVTLAKVPFGSSSGKHGFLWIPAVRAIETHPFTMVATDPLEFVVAAHDGFTRALHKCAIESPGITLKGSVEGPYGNHPDVKGYDKVMLIAGGSGASFTVGAALDMLKNLDIDAEIDIEFETKQVHVKTRDVAILTNLAAYFTWFAEHIETLRRDHRVLTKIYVTRASEPEIVPRRQLSSGSHASSSSTFVEPGPEKDGLSQVDTTRLSLDIEKNEVLTVAINASLGDVFHVGGPDVASLVKELIENTPSDKRVLVMGCGPRTLMSAVQNAAADCIVENRAGVELHLEQFGW; the protein is encoded by the exons ATGGCCTCTCGAACTGGATG GATGGCTATTGCAaatctcctcatcgtcgtcctacTGTCCCTCAAGAATACTCCCGTTGTCATGTTCATGGCCTCCTCTTACGAGCGACTCAACATTCTCCATCGCATAACCGGTTACACTACTCTCATCTTCGCCATAGTGCACTCTTGCAGTTACGCTGCCGTGTTCGGTGCCCAAAACTTTCTCCAGCGTTTGCTAGCGAGAGAAGAAATCTTTGGCATGGTCGCTATGGGCTCATTCCTAGTCCTCGGCTTTGCCGGTGCTGTCCTCCGGACATGGTGGTACGAACTATTTTACTACCTTCATGTGGCTTTCTGGATCCTTGCTGTCATCATGACCGGTCTCCATCAGCCGGAGACTAGCAAGAAGGTTCTCTACGTCATTTTTGCTTCAGCTGGAATTTGGGTCCTCGAGCGAGTCATCCGCCTCGCACGTATCATCGTTAACAGCGCCAATAACACCGTTACTCTCACGCCGCTCCCCAATGGCGGTACTCGTGTCACACTTGCCAAGGTACCATTTGGATCTTCATCTGGCAAACATGGCTTCCTTTGGATCCCCGCGGTACGCGCCATTGAAACCCACCCTTTCACCATGGTTGCTACCGATCCCCTCGAGTTTGTTGTGGCAGCCCACGACGGATTCACTCGGGCTTTGCACAAGTGTGCCATTGAGAGCCCGGGAATCACATTGAAAGGGTCAGTGGAGGGTCCTTACGGTAATCACCCTGATGTCAAGGGGTATGACAAGGTCATGCTTATAGCAGGGGGCAGCGGTGCAAGCTTCACGGTTGGCGCGGCTCTAGATATGCTCAAAAACCTGGACATAGATGCTGAGATCGACATCGAATTC GAAACCAAGCAAGTCCACGTTAAAACCCGTGACGTCGCAATACTAACCAATCTTGCAGCATATTTCACCTGGTTCGCCGAACATATCGAGACTCTACGTCGAGATCATCGTGTCTTGACCAAGATCTATGTAACACGAGCTTCAGAACCCGAGATTGTCCCCCGGAGACAGCTTTCCTCCGGATCGCACGCTTCTTCAAGTAGCACTTTTGTCGAGCCCGGCCCAGAAAAAGACGGTCTTTCGCAAGTCGATACTACTCGATTATCACTTGACATTGAGAAGAACGAGGTTCTCACAGTCGCAATAAATGCTTCTCTAGGCGATGTCTTTCACGTTGGGGGACCGGATGTAGCTTCACTTGTGAAAGAACTGATAGAGAATACACCATCCGACAAACGAGTGCTGGTGATGGGCTGCGGACCACGGACACTCATGTCGGCCGTTCAGAACGCGGCTGCAGACTGTATCGTGGAAAACAGAGCTGGCGTTGAGTTGCATCTGGAGCAATTTGGGTGGTGA
- a CDS encoding hypothetical protein (EggNog:ENOG41), whose amino-acid sequence MAAIKSLMTRDEVVHQLVKRKNWAAREPGVIVVFCIVGVVAIGLFSLFLYRKALARKANKASTV is encoded by the exons ATGGCCGCCATCAAGTCTCTCATGACCCGCGACGAGGTCGTCCACCAGCTTGTCAAGCGTAAAAACTGGGCCGCCAGGGAGCCTGGTGTTATTGTCGTCTTCTgcattgttggtgttg TCGCTATTGGccttttcagcctcttcctctacAGGAAGGCCCTTGCTCGCAAGGCCAACAAGGCCTCTACCGTCTAA
- a CDS encoding hypothetical protein (EggNog:ENOG41), whose product MNRSVIWRSAPALPLSRQLYGAQCHRSFACSTYLAQTPKYPIVLAHGLFGFAELRLSPYFPAVEYWHGIRDALTAQGATVLTPSVPPSSSIADRATALRSALEAHAPMPEAVTIVAHSMGGLDARYMLSHLAPLPVRVAAVVTVATPHRGSAFADYLLDEEVSPLHHYLPQLYQTLEKAGLGTAAFSQLTRRYMAEEFNPSTPDQPDVRYFSYGAAVERPALLSPFRHPHAVMTQAEGPNDGLVSVESSHWGTYKGTLLGVSHLDLINWSNRVGWTVREWVGIKKNFNAIAFYLDIADMLAKEGY is encoded by the exons ATGAACAGATCGGTAATATGGCGCAGCGCGCCTGCTTTACCCCTATCTCGGCAACTGTATGGCGCGCAATGCCATCGAAGCTTCGCTTGCAGCACTTACCTTGCAC AGACTCCAAAGTATCCCATCGTCCTCGCCCACGGCCTCTTTGGCTTCGCTGAACTCCGTCTCTCTCCATACTTTCCAGCTGTCGAATACTGGCATGGCATTCGCGATGCCCTCACTGCGCAAGGCGCCACCGTCCTGACGCCTAGTGTGCCTCCATCATCCTCTATTGCCGATCGCGCTACTGCTCTCCGCTCCGCCCTTGAAGCCCACGCTCCAATGCCCGAAGCCGTCACAATTGTCGCACACAGCATGGGTGGTCTTGATGCCCGATATATGCTTTCGCACCTCGCTCCGCTCCCAGTCCGCGTTGCGGCTGTGGTTACCGTTGCAACGCCGCACCGAGGAAGCGCATTTGCAGACTACctccttgatgaagaagtctcACCACTGCACCATTACTTGCCTCAACTTTATCAGACATTGGAAAAAGCTGGTCTCGGTACAGCAGCGTTCTCGCAGTTGACGAGACGCTACATGGCTGAAGAGTTCAATCCGAGCACGCCGGATCAACCAGACGTGCGGTACTTTTCGTACGGAGCGGCAGTGGAGCGGCCGGCGCTGCTGAGTCCATTTCGGCACCCGCACGCCGTCATGACACAGGCCGAGGGACCCAACGATGGACTTGTCAGTGTGGAGAGCAGTCACTGGGGCACATACAAAGGCACGCTCCTTGGAGTAAGCCACTTGGATCTGATAAACTGGTCCAATCGTGTGGGCTGGACAGTCCGGGAGTGGGTGGGGATCAAGAAGAATTTCAATGCTATTGCGTTCTATCTTGACATAGCAGACATGCTAGCTAAAGAAGGTTATTGA
- a CDS encoding hypothetical protein (EggNog:ENOG41), whose product MSDLNPLNGGNFVHDNNRVVDGGSILKRFSLQGKTAIITGAAAGIGLSIAEAYAEVGANIAIWYRTSSKAEERAKEISEKYNVSVNVYQVDMRDAEAVEKAVDQSVKDLNGRLDIFVANAGIPWTKGPMVDGPLDHYRDVVQTNLDGTYFCAKAAAKHWRRQKVEGTDIDGQPLTNYTSGSFIATASMSGSIVNTPQLQAAYNAAKAGVIHLIKSLAVEWARYARANAISPGYIITEISNFVPQETKDIWKDKIPLGREGEPHELQGAYLFLASDASTYATGANFVIDGGYSAP is encoded by the exons ATGTCTGATCTCAACCCCCTCAATGGAGGCAACTTCGTCCATGATAACAATCGCGTGGTTGATGGAGGCTCCATTCTGAAGCGTTTCTCTCTTCAGGGCAAGACTGCCATCATTACCGGTGCTGCCGCTGGCATCGGCCTCTCTATCGCCGAGGCCTACGCTGAAGTCGGTGCCAACATTGCAATCTGGTACCGTACCAGCAGCAAAGCTGAAGAGCGTGCTAAAGAAATCTCCGAGAAATACAACGTCTCAG TCAATGTCTATCAGGTCGATATGAGAGATGCagaagctgttgagaaggctgtcGACCAGTCAGTCAAGGACCTTAACGGTCGGTTGGATATCTTCGTGGCCAATGCCGGCATTCCTTGGACGAAAGGTCCCATGGTCGACGGCCCTCTTGATCACTACCGTGACGTTGTACAGACCAACCTGGACGGTACCTACTTCTGTGCCAAAGCTGCAGCCAAACACTGGCGTCGCCAAAAGGTCGAGGGGACTGATATTGACGGCCAACCTTTGACAAACTACACGTCTGGTAGTTTCATTGCCACGGCGTCCATGAGTGGAAGCATCGTAAACACTCCTCAACTCCAGGCTGCTTATAATGCCGCCAAGGCTGGTGTCATTCACCTCATCAAGAGTCTGGCTGTTGAGTGGGCTCGATATGCTCGTGCCAACGCCATCTCTCCCGGTTATATCATTACTGAGATCTCTAACTTTGTGCCACAAGAGACAAAAGACATTTGGAAAGACAAGATTCCTCTTGG CCGTGAGGGCGAGCCTCATGAGCTCCAAGGTGCTTATCTGTTCCTAGCATCAGACGCTTCCACATACGCCACTGGTGCCAACTTTGTTATCGATGGGGGCTACAGTGCTCCGTAG